A genomic region of Magnolia sinica isolate HGM2019 chromosome 6, MsV1, whole genome shotgun sequence contains the following coding sequences:
- the LOC131249769 gene encoding acidic leucine-rich nuclear phosphoprotein 32-related protein 1-like — translation MRGYEVSKDWWEFVNTYEGSFSSTLYLDIIFCQKYLRILGIEVEDNDEQWKEDTSSKDDDKECEEDTSSEDDDNSGKKIHLVKMGEEKVVREEMTNLRFEKVLEFLELSFPDVGGVEEEEEMLTNAEEHYKVGGGDDNEGDGGGNDDEDGGEDDSYGDKGDEEYSGGDDGEGHWEDGEYDQDEEEDEDEEDEDKDDKDEKCEGPLDGKKDYANDNVDDLIDEHVHIMDILEEYEFIGEFL, via the exons ATGCGAGGTTATGAAGTGTCTAAGGATTGGTGGGAATTTGTAAACACGTATGAAGGGAGTTTTTCTAGTACGCTTTATCTCGATATCATCTTCTGCCAAAAATATTTAAGAATATTAGGAATAGAAGTTGAGGACAATGATGAACAGTGGAAAGAAGATACATCTAGTAAAGATGATGATAAAGAGTGTGAAGAAGATACATCTAGTGAAGATGATGATAATAGTGGGAAGAAGATACATTTAGTGAAGATGGGAGAGGAGAAGGTGGTTCGGGAGGAGatgactaatttga GGTTTGAAAAGGTACTGGAATTTCTTGAACTGTCATTTCCAGATGTTGGAggggtggaagaagaagaagaaatgttgACAAATGCTGAAGAACATTACAAAGTTGGGGGAGGAGATGATAATGAAGGAGATGGGGGAGGAAATGACGATGAAGATGGGGGAGAAGATGATAGTTATGGTGACAAAGGAGATGAAGAATATTCAGGAGGCGACGATGGTGAAGGACATTGGGAAGATGGTGAATATGatcaagatgaagaagaagatgaagatgaagaggaTGAAGATAAAGATGATAAAGATGAAAAATGTGAGGGACCTCTTGATGGCAAAAAAGATTATGCAAACGATAATGTAGATGACCTGATAGATGAGCATGTCCATATCATGGATATTTTAGAAGAGTACGAATTTATCGGAGAATTCCTTTAG
- the LOC131249770 gene encoding protein bfr2-like codes for MLKNITKLVEEMIMKEMGEEMTMKMREKTIVIVTKRMKNIQEATMVKEIRKMEEDTSNEDDDEECEEDTSSEDYDEEWEEDTSSEDGRAGDEFEEVLEFLELSFPVVARVKEEEERLTNAEEYYDVGGGDDNERDGGGNDDEDVEKDDSDGDEENEEYSRGDDGEGHWEDEFEEVLEFLELSFPDVARVKEEEERLTNAKEYYKVGGGDDNEGDGGGNDDEDGGEDDSDGDEEDEEYSGGDDGEGDWEDGEDDKDEEEDEDEEEDDKDEKREGPHDGERDYAKDSVNDPIDEHVHIVGILKEYEFRDNQSSQDALFNEFLIHRNIDCEECLQWLRGRGDEKSTWWRKFLWRRDDDYERF; via the exons ATGCTGAAGAATATTACAAAGTTGGTGGAGGAGATGATAATGAAGGAGATGGGGGAGGAAATGACGATGAAGATGCGGGAGAAGACGATCGTAATCGTAACGAAGAGGATGAAGAATATTCAGGAGGCAACGATGGTGAAGGAgattaggaagatg GAAGAAGATACTTctaatgaagatgatgatgaagagtgCGAAGAAGATACTTCTAGTGAAGATTAtgatgaagagtgggaagaaGATACATCTAGTGAAGATGGAAGAGCAGGAGATG AGTTTGAAGAAGTGTTGGAATTTCTTGAACTGTCATTTCCAGTTGTTGCAAgggtgaaagaagaagaagaaaggttgACAAATGCTGAAGAATATTATGATGTTGGCGGAGGAGATGATAATGAAAGAGATGGGGGAGGAAATGACGATGAAGATGTGGAAAAAGACGATAGTGATGGTGACGAAGAGAATGAAGAATATTCGAGAGGCGACGATGGTGAAGGACATTGGGAAGATG AGTTTGAAGAAGTGCTGGAATTTCTTGAACTGTCATTTCCAGATGTTGCAAgggtgaaagaagaagaagaaagattgaCAAATGCTAAAGAATATTACAAAGTTGGGGGAGGAGATGATAATGAAGGAGATGGGGGAGGAAATGACGATGAAGATGGGGGAGAAGACGATAGTGATGGTGACGAAGAGGATGAAGAATATTCAGGAGGCGACGATGGTGAAGGAGATTGGGAAGATGGTGAAGATgataaagatgaagaagaagatgaagatgaagaagaagatgataaagATGAAAAACGTGAGGGACCACATGATGGTGAAAGAGATTATGCAAAAGATAGTGTAAATGACCCCATAGATGAGCATGTACATATCGTGGGTATTTTAAAAGAGTACGAATTTAGAGATAATCAAAGCAGCCAAGATGCTCTTTTCAATGAATTTCTTATACATAGAAACATTGACTGTGAAGAATGCCTTCAGTGGTTGAGGGGGAGGGGGGATGAAAAAAGTACATGGTGGCGCAAGTTTCTTTGGCGAAGGGATGATGACTATGAAAGATTTTGA
- the LOC131249772 gene encoding uncharacterized protein LOC131249772, whose translation MSALLFFFLSSSSSSTLNPAVPPLVRRTNPGHRCLPDVRILHRIGLALKLTCGNQVQFKGKALVKVKVDVQEGRKTFQQESDFYSKISSSGKKGKSSEKASGSENLSRAGSEKEVTCLPRFGDVARVEEEEERLTNAEEYYDVGGGDDNERDGGGNDDEDGGEDDSDGDEEDEEYSGGDDGESGKMEVGVGDDNEGDGGGNDNEDGGEDDSYGDEEDEEYSGGDDDVARVEKEEERLTNAEEYYKVGGRDDNKGDGGGNDDEDGGEDDSDGDEEDEEYSGGDNGEGHLQDDVARVEEEEERLTNAEEYYEVGGENDNEGDGGGNDDEDGGEDDSNGDEEDEEYSGGDDGEGDWEDERLTNAEEYYEVGGGDDNEGDGGGNDDEDGGEADSDGDEEDGEYSGCDDGEGHWEDEEEEKLTNAEEYYDVGGGDDNKGYGGGNDDEDGGEDDSDGDEEDEEYSGGDDGSVSRTLYHNIIFCREYLRISRIEVADNDEEWEEDTSSEVDDEEWEEDTSTKDDDEE comes from the exons TTTAGCTCTAAAGCTGACGTGCGGGAATCAAGTCCAGTTCAAGGGGAAAGCGCTAGTGAAAGTGAAAGTCGACGTTCAGGAAGGAAGGAAAACC TTCCAGCAGGAAAGTGACTTCTATTCTAAGATTTCTAGTTCCGGGAAGAAGGGCAAGTCAAGCGAAAAAGCAAGTGGATCAGAAAATTTATCTCGTGCTGGTAGCGAGAAGGAAGTAACCTGCCTTCCTCGTTTTGGCG ATGTTGCAagggtggaagaagaagaagaaaggttgACAAATGCTGAAGAGTATTACGATGTTGGCGGAGGAGATGATAATGAAAGAGATGGGGGAGGAAATGACGATGAAGATGGGGGAGAAGACGATAGTGATGGTGACGAAGAGGATGAAGAATATTCAGGAGGCGATGATGGTGAAAGTGGGAAGATG GAAGTTGGGGTAGGAGATGATAACGAAGGAGATGGGGGAGGAAATGACAATGAAGATGGGGGAGAAGATGATAGTTATggtgatgaagaagatgaagaatatTCAGGAGGCGACGATG ATGTTGCAAgggtggaaaaagaagaagaaaggttgACAAATGCTGAAGAATATTACAAAGTTGGCGGAAGAGATGATAATAAAGGAGATGGGGGAGGAAATGACGATGAAGATGGGGGAGAAGACGATAGTGATGGTGACGAAGAAGATGAAGAATATTCAGGAGGCGACAATGGTGAAGGACATTTGCAAGATG ATGTTGCAagggtggaagaagaagaagaaaggttgACAAATGCTGAAGAATATTACGAAGTTGGGGGTGAAAATGATAATGAAGGAGATGGAGGAGGAAATGACGATGAAGATGGGGGAGAAGACGATAGTAATGGTGACGAAGAGGATGAAGAATATTCAGGAGGCGACGATGGTGAAGGAGATTGGGAAGATG AAAGGTTGACAAATGCTGAAGAATATTATGAAGTTGGCGGAGGAGATGATAATGAAGGAGATGGGGGAGGAAATGACGATGAAGATGGGGGAGAAGCCGATAGTGATGGTGACGAAGAGGATGGAGAATATTCAGGATGCGACGATGGTGAAGGACATTGGGAAGATG aagaagaagaaaagttgaCAAATGCTGAAGAATATTACGATGTTGGCGGAGGAGATGATAATAAAGGATATGGGGGAGGAAATGATGATGAAGATGGGGGAGAAGATGATAGTGATGGTGATGAAGAGGATGAAGAATATTCAGGAGGCGATGATG GGAGTGTTTCTAGAACGCTTTATCACAATATTATCTTCTGCCGAGAATATCTAAGAATATCGAGAATAGAAGTTGCGGACAAtgatgaagagtgggaagaaGATACATCTAGTGAAGTTGAtgatgaagagtgggaagaaGATACATCTActaaagatgatgatgaagagtaG